The nucleotide sequence GCCGTCGGCCAGGCTCAGGCGCAGCCAGGCGTCGCCGCCGGGGCGGGGCAGCGACAGGTAGATCTCGTCGTCCGACCATTCGGCCTCGCGGCCGGCGGTGTCGATGTCCCAGCGCTGGCGCACCCAGGACTGGAGTTCGGCGGGCAGCGCGGCCTTGCCCTTGATCGCCTTGTTCGACTTGACCTCGGCCATGGCCGCTTCGAGGCGGGCGCGCAGCGCCTCGTCGATCGTCGCGTGCAGCCGCGTGACCTGCGGCTTGCCCTCGATCTGTCCCGCGTGGTTGAGCGTGAAGCCGGTGACGCTGAACAGCACCATGCCGATCAGGCAGATGGCGGAGCTGACCCAGTGCCATTCGTGCAGGGTTTTGAGCCAGTAGGCACGGCGGCGGTTGTCGGGAGAGGCGGCATTCATTGGCGGCCGGCATTTTAGGCGCGCAAATGAGAATTGATTTCGTTTGGCAATCGGGGACGACCCGTGCCGAGGGTATCGATCCGGCCGGA is from Variovorax paradoxus and encodes:
- a CDS encoding PepSY-associated TM helix domain-containing protein, encoding MNAASPDNRRRAYWLKTLHEWHWVSSAICLIGMVLFSVTGFTLNHAGQIEGKPQVTRLHATIDEALRARLEAAMAEVKSNKAIKGKAALPAELQSWVRQRWDIDTAGREAEWSDDEIYLSLPRPGGDAWLRLSLADGEAEYERTDRGWLSYFNDLHKGRNTGTAWSWFIDIFAGAALVFSITGLFILKMHAGNRPFTWPMVGMGLVVPVLLALLFIH